CCAGGTTCCTTTTACACTGGAGTAGTCTCCATTGGCCAAGGCCGAAATATCCATTGCTTTTTTCTCCTCTTGCGTCTTTTCTGGACTAACTTCTGCTGAGCTTTGACTGCTTGTGGCAGAAGAAGACGATTCTGCAACACTCTGACTAGAAGCTACTTGAGAAGATTCCTGAGTAGTACTCGAACTTGTCTGAGTAGAATTAACTGACTTACTAGAGCAGGCTGCCAAAGTCAATAGAGCTAAGCAACATAACAAAGGATAGACTATTTTCTGCTTCATGGCTTTCTCCTTATCCAATAAATGATTACTAATATTATAGACTTTTTCGGCCTATTTTACAAGTTAGCTCAGTTATCCTGCACCGCTAAGACCTTATAGATGGTTTTTCTCAAAGCCGCCTGATAGTCCTCTACAGTCAGGGGTCTCTCTGTAATAATTTCTGCAGTCTGCCTGCCCAGATCTACTGTCACATCTGACACATCTTCCATAGACAGGAAATGCCTGGTGACGTGTTTGACACAATTTTGGCAAGATAAGTTTTCTAATTGGACTGTTTGTTTCATGTTATTTCTCCATATATTTCTTCATTTTAAAGCGTCCGAGACGCAGAGCATTGGCAACAACTGACACTGAGCTCAAACTCATGGCCAGACCAGCCAGCATCGGATTGAGCAAGGGACCACCGAAAAGATGCAATAGCCCCATAGCAATTGGGATGCCTAGTGTATTGTAGGCAAAAGCCCAGAAGAGATTTTCCTTGATATTGCGAATGGTGGCCTGACTGAGCTTGATAGCCTTGACTACATCCTGCAAATCACTATGCATGAGCACTATATCTGCCGACTCAATAGCTACATCTGCGCCTGAACCGATGGCAATTCCCACATCTGCCTGAACCAGAGCTGGTGCATCATTGATACCGTCCCCGACCATGGCCAGTTTTTTCCCAGCTTCCTGTAAGTTCTTGATAGCAGTGGCCTTCCCATCTGGCAATACACCTGCGATAACTTTTTGGATTCCAGCTTTCTGGGCAATAGCTGCCGCTGTTTCTTCACGATCTCCTGTCAGCATGATGACTTCTAGTCCCATAGACTGGAGCTCCTGCACAGCCGACAGACTGCTGGATTTCATCTCATCTGCTACCGCTAAAATACCAGCCAGCTGTCCATCTATTGCGACAAACATGGCTGTTTTTCCTTCCTGAGATAGCTCTAACAACTGTTCCTGAAAAGAACTGCTATCAATGTGCTCTTCTTTCATCAAAGACTCATTTCCCACCAGAAGCCGTCTGTCCTCAACCTGAGCTAACAAACCTCGTCCAACCATAGCCTCAAAATGACTGACAGGCAGCAAGTCAAGTTCCTCCTCTTCAGCTGCTTCTAAGATAGCCTGAGCCAAAGGATGCTCAGAATGCTGCTCAGCACTGGCTATTAGCTGCAACAAGTCAGAGCGATTAAAAGCACCTAAAGGTAACAAATCCGTCAGACTGGGCTTACCAACCGTAATCGTCCCAGTCTTATCCAGAACAATAGTATCCAGCTGATAAGCAGCTTCCAATGCTTGACCAGACTTAATCAGAATGCCATTTTCAGCCCCTTTACCAGTCCCAACCATGATGGCTGTCGGAGTGGCTAACCCCAGCGCACAAGGGCAGGCAATGACCAGAACTGCGATAAAGATTGACAGGGAAAAGCTAAGACTCTCACCAGCTAGAAAATACCAGCCAAATGCAGATAAAGTAGCCAAGCTCAGCACGATTGGAACAAAATAAAGCGAAATCTTATCGGCCAAAGCCGCTATCGGTGCCTTAGACCCTTGCGCTTCCTCCACCAATCTAACAATCTGAGCTAAGGTAGTATCCGAACCAACCCTAGTTGCTTGATAGTCAATACTACCATTTTGATTGATTGTTGCACTAGTAATGGTATCGCCGACCTTCTTTTCAATCGGGACACTTTCACCAGTCATCATGGACTCATCCACAAAGGTCTGTCCCTCCGTCACAAGGCCATCTACCGGCATACGCTCCCCTGGCTTGATACGGATAATGTCTCCAACTCGGATGTCCTCTGTATCAATGGTCACAGCCTCACCATAGCGAATCACTGTCGCCTGACTAGGCACTAGCTCAAGCAGAGACTGAATTGCCTGAGACGTTCGACCCTTTGCTGAACTTTCCAGATATTTACCCAGAAGAACTAAGCTAATAATTACTGCAACCGACTCAAAGTAAAGCTGATGAACAAAGGCATGATGACCTAGAAAAACCTGACTGACCGAGTAGAGACTGTAGAAAAATGCTGCACTGGTTCCCACCGCAATCAAACTATCCATATTAGGATGTCGCTTGATAAGATTGCGAAATCCTCTCTGATAGAAGCCGCGCCCGATCCACACAGCAGGCAGAGTCAAAAGCAGTTGTGAAAGAACGAAGACCAAGGGATGCTTCATATGGTCCAAGAAGCTAGGCAAGGGAAGACCAATCATACTTCCCATAGAGATATAAAGCAAGGGCAGAGCTGTAAATAAAAGAATCAGTAGCTCTTTTTTCTTTCTTCGTAATATTTGCGCTCTAGCTACAGCCTCTTCGTTTACGTCAGACGGCTTGTTTTTCCCTTTTTCTTCAGCTTGATAACCGGCCTCGGCTACAGCATCCAGCACTTGCTGGCTATCAAATCCCGCCTTAGGCAGCAAACTGAGACGTTCTGTCGCCAGATTGACACTGACATCCTCGACCGTTTCTAAGTCCTTGACCGCCATCTCCACCGTCATAGCACAGGCAGCACAGGTCATGCCTGAGAGCTTGTATTCTTTCTTCTCGCTCATCAATGTGTCTCCTTTCCGTGCCCGCAACGACACTGACCTTGAGGGCAGTGGCATTTGATTTCTAGCGGAGCCGAAGCTCTTTTCTTATCAATGACTTGGCTGAGCCGCTCCAAGTCCCCTTGACTGAACTGACTTCTCTCAATCATCGAAATCAAAAGATCTCCATGTTTAGTATTACAGATATTGTCAAAAAGAGCCTGCCAAGTACTTTCCAGATGGTCCGCTTCTAAAATCCGAGCATTGTAGTAAAATTTACCTTCTATTTTTTCCATAGCGATAAATTCTTTGGTTTTCAGACGATTCAAAAGGGTCTTGATGGTTGCCGGTTTCCAGGAAAAATCGGCTTCCAACCGCGCTATAATCTCTGTACTGCGACTGTGTGGATACGCCCATAGCACACGCATCACTTGCCATTCTGCTTGGCTCATATTTTGCTGTTCCATTGTTTAACACTTCCTTGATATTTACATTTGTAATCCAGTTCTATATTAGTTTACATCTGTAATCGAAAATTGTCAAGCCTTTTTATCGTCACTTCCTCATCTATAAAAAAGAAGGCGGGATAGTCC
Above is a window of Streptococcus cristatus ATCC 51100 DNA encoding:
- a CDS encoding heavy-metal-associated domain-containing protein produces the protein MKQTVQLENLSCQNCVKHVTRHFLSMEDVSDVTVDLGRQTAEIITERPLTVEDYQAALRKTIYKVLAVQDN
- a CDS encoding heavy metal translocating P-type ATPase: MSEKKEYKLSGMTCAACAMTVEMAVKDLETVEDVSVNLATERLSLLPKAGFDSQQVLDAVAEAGYQAEEKGKNKPSDVNEEAVARAQILRRKKKELLILLFTALPLLYISMGSMIGLPLPSFLDHMKHPLVFVLSQLLLTLPAVWIGRGFYQRGFRNLIKRHPNMDSLIAVGTSAAFFYSLYSVSQVFLGHHAFVHQLYFESVAVIISLVLLGKYLESSAKGRTSQAIQSLLELVPSQATVIRYGEAVTIDTEDIRVGDIIRIKPGERMPVDGLVTEGQTFVDESMMTGESVPIEKKVGDTITSATINQNGSIDYQATRVGSDTTLAQIVRLVEEAQGSKAPIAALADKISLYFVPIVLSLATLSAFGWYFLAGESLSFSLSIFIAVLVIACPCALGLATPTAIMVGTGKGAENGILIKSGQALEAAYQLDTIVLDKTGTITVGKPSLTDLLPLGAFNRSDLLQLIASAEQHSEHPLAQAILEAAEEEELDLLPVSHFEAMVGRGLLAQVEDRRLLVGNESLMKEEHIDSSSFQEQLLELSQEGKTAMFVAIDGQLAGILAVADEMKSSSLSAVQELQSMGLEVIMLTGDREETAAAIAQKAGIQKVIAGVLPDGKATAIKNLQEAGKKLAMVGDGINDAPALVQADVGIAIGSGADVAIESADIVLMHSDLQDVVKAIKLSQATIRNIKENLFWAFAYNTLGIPIAMGLLHLFGGPLLNPMLAGLAMSLSSVSVVANALRLGRFKMKKYMEK
- a CDS encoding CopY/TcrY family copper transport repressor, which translates into the protein MEQQNMSQAEWQVMRVLWAYPHSRSTEIIARLEADFSWKPATIKTLLNRLKTKEFIAMEKIEGKFYYNARILEADHLESTWQALFDNICNTKHGDLLISMIERSQFSQGDLERLSQVIDKKRASAPLEIKCHCPQGQCRCGHGKETH